From Amycolatopsis sp. YIM 10, the proteins below share one genomic window:
- a CDS encoding TIGR03619 family F420-dependent LLM class oxidoreductase, with translation MRLGFSLPVFGKAAASPGGIARYARAAEEAGAASLWVGDRLLSPVAPEVSYPGYDTMPEEFWTAQDPFVALAVAAAVTETAILGSSTINATQYQPANFARQLTSIDVASNGRLLPGLGIGWSPDEYAAVGIPMAERGKRLDDLLDLLDKWWTQDLVSHEGVGYTVPETHVDLKPVRKPPVHLAGFGERSQRRVAERADGWLPVWSVPEQFPADVLTGALAKIRANAEKAGRDPRALGVALRVNADPGTDPALIAESVSKIVDTLEPDHTFVDLTYLTSSVDEHIELTGRLLDLTAKG, from the coding sequence GCGGCTTGGGTTCAGTCTTCCGGTGTTCGGCAAAGCGGCGGCTTCACCGGGTGGGATCGCGCGGTACGCGCGCGCGGCCGAGGAAGCGGGGGCGGCCAGCCTCTGGGTGGGGGACCGGTTGCTGTCGCCGGTCGCGCCCGAGGTGTCCTATCCCGGTTACGACACGATGCCCGAGGAGTTCTGGACCGCGCAGGACCCGTTCGTCGCGCTGGCCGTGGCGGCGGCGGTGACCGAGACCGCGATCCTGGGCTCCAGCACCATCAACGCGACGCAGTACCAGCCCGCCAACTTCGCCAGGCAGCTGACCAGCATCGACGTGGCCAGCAACGGCAGGCTGCTGCCCGGTCTCGGCATCGGCTGGTCGCCCGACGAGTACGCGGCCGTCGGCATCCCGATGGCCGAGCGGGGCAAGCGGCTGGACGACCTGCTCGATCTGCTGGACAAGTGGTGGACCCAGGACCTGGTGTCGCACGAGGGCGTCGGGTACACGGTCCCGGAGACCCACGTCGACCTCAAGCCGGTGCGCAAGCCGCCGGTGCACCTGGCGGGATTCGGCGAGCGGTCGCAGCGCCGGGTCGCCGAGCGGGCTGACGGCTGGCTGCCGGTGTGGTCGGTGCCCGAGCAGTTCCCGGCCGACGTGCTGACCGGGGCGCTGGCCAAGATCCGGGCCAACGCGGAAAAGGCGGGCCGCGATCCGCGGGCGCTGGGCGTGGCGCTGCGTGTGAACGCCGACCCCGGCACCGACCCCGCGCTCATCGCGGAGTCGGTGTCGAAGATCGTTGACACGCTGGAGCCGGACCACACGTTCGTGGACCTGACTTACCTGACCAGCAGTGTGGACGAGCACATCGAGCTGACGGGCCGCCTGCTGGACCTGACCGCGAAGGGCTGA
- a CDS encoding LLM class flavin-dependent oxidoreductase, with product MNRVGVMVPCRLPPARLVSLARQAEEAGLDEVWVVEDCFFTGGVAVASSVLAATERITVGIGVLPTVARNPAIAAMELATLAGLHPGRLIAGFGHGVPSWMRQIGAYPPSPLAALRETLTTVRGLLAGERISFQGKHVRLDDVQLEFPPEVVPPVLSGVRGPRSLAVSGAAADGTILAEPSSPEYVRAALASITEGAGEPGAPERHSIVAYNFFAMDDDPARARALVRPYVVGCLQESTAPHIRPLPFAGDLLSLIEQGADLSADLSPEWVDRLSISGDQTRCVEQVRALHGAGAESVVLIPVGEEDKAIAAAGAVAEAAKR from the coding sequence ATGAATCGTGTGGGTGTGATGGTGCCGTGCCGGCTGCCTCCGGCGCGGCTGGTCAGCTTGGCGCGCCAGGCCGAGGAAGCCGGGCTCGACGAGGTGTGGGTGGTCGAGGACTGCTTCTTCACCGGCGGCGTGGCGGTCGCGTCCTCGGTGCTGGCCGCGACCGAGCGGATCACCGTCGGCATCGGGGTGCTGCCGACGGTGGCGCGCAATCCGGCGATCGCGGCGATGGAACTGGCGACGCTGGCCGGGCTGCACCCGGGCCGGTTGATCGCCGGGTTCGGGCACGGGGTGCCGTCGTGGATGCGGCAGATCGGCGCGTACCCGCCCTCGCCGCTCGCCGCGTTGCGCGAGACGCTCACCACCGTGCGCGGCTTGCTCGCCGGGGAGCGGATTTCCTTTCAGGGCAAGCACGTCCGGTTAGATGACGTGCAGCTGGAGTTCCCGCCGGAGGTGGTGCCGCCGGTGCTCAGCGGGGTGCGCGGTCCGCGTTCACTGGCCGTCTCCGGGGCCGCGGCGGACGGCACCATCCTGGCCGAGCCGTCCAGCCCGGAGTACGTGCGGGCGGCGCTGGCGAGCATCACCGAGGGCGCGGGTGAGCCGGGGGCGCCGGAGCGGCATTCGATCGTGGCGTACAACTTCTTCGCCATGGACGACGATCCCGCGCGGGCGCGGGCACTCGTGCGCCCGTACGTGGTCGGCTGCCTGCAGGAGTCGACCGCTCCGCACATCCGGCCGCTGCCCTTCGCCGGGGACCTGCTCTCCCTGATCGAGCAGGGCGCGGACCTGTCGGCCGACCTGTCTCCGGAATGGGTGGACCGGCTCAGCATCTCGGGCGACCAGACGCGATGCGTGGAACAGGTACGCGCCCTGCACGGGGCGGGCGCCGAATCCGTGGTGCTGATCCCGGTAGGAGAGGAGGACAAGGCAATCGCCGCCGCCGGCGCGGTCGCCGAGGCAGCCAAACGCTGA
- a CDS encoding FAD-binding oxidoreductase, with translation MHPLVQLLPGSAVDDPDVLAAYRHDRASFCPSGDPAVLVRARSTEEVSVALRWASEHRVPVVPQGARTGLSGAANALDGCVLLCLEKMAQIVEIDVAEQLAVVRPGVLNGALAAAVAERGLYYPPDPGSMEISTIGGNVATNAGGMCCVKYGVTGDFVRGLEVVLADGRVMRTGRRTAKGVAGYDLTSLFVGSEGTLGVITEITLALRPAARRPLTAVAFFPSPADACRAVAAYLGEGHRPSVLEFMDAETVRAVSALVDLGFPPEVGGVLIAQSDAGAAAEELAAFERAALDCKADEVVVADDPAEGELLMQARRLVGPAHEALGTSLVDDVCVPRGRLAELVEGLDVIAAEHGVRITCAGHAGDGNMHPSVIFDDTDPAQVAAAQAAFAAVMDLGLRLGGTITGEHGVGVLKRDWLARELDDAALWTHRQLKASLDPLGILNPGRVFA, from the coding sequence GTGCACCCGCTTGTCCAGCTCCTGCCCGGTTCGGCGGTCGATGATCCCGACGTGCTCGCCGCCTACCGGCACGACCGGGCTTCCTTCTGCCCCAGCGGTGACCCGGCCGTGCTGGTCCGCGCGCGCAGCACCGAGGAGGTCTCGGTGGCGTTGCGCTGGGCGAGTGAGCACCGCGTTCCGGTGGTGCCGCAGGGAGCGCGGACCGGGTTGTCCGGCGCGGCGAACGCGCTCGACGGCTGTGTGCTGCTGTGCCTGGAAAAAATGGCCCAGATCGTCGAAATCGACGTGGCCGAGCAGCTGGCCGTGGTGCGGCCGGGCGTGCTCAACGGCGCGCTCGCCGCCGCGGTCGCCGAACGCGGGCTGTACTACCCGCCCGATCCCGGTTCGATGGAGATCTCCACGATCGGCGGCAACGTGGCCACCAACGCCGGTGGCATGTGCTGCGTGAAGTACGGCGTCACCGGCGATTTCGTGCGGGGGCTGGAAGTGGTGCTGGCCGACGGCCGGGTGATGCGGACCGGGCGCCGCACCGCGAAGGGCGTGGCCGGGTACGACCTGACGAGCCTGTTCGTCGGTTCCGAGGGCACGCTCGGCGTGATCACCGAGATCACCCTCGCGCTGCGGCCCGCCGCGCGGCGCCCGCTCACCGCCGTCGCGTTCTTCCCCTCACCCGCCGACGCGTGCCGCGCGGTCGCGGCCTATCTCGGCGAGGGGCACCGGCCGTCGGTGCTGGAGTTCATGGACGCCGAGACCGTGCGCGCGGTTTCCGCCTTGGTGGACCTGGGTTTCCCGCCGGAGGTGGGCGGGGTGCTGATCGCCCAGTCCGACGCGGGCGCCGCCGCGGAGGAACTGGCCGCGTTCGAACGCGCCGCGCTCGACTGCAAGGCCGACGAGGTGGTGGTCGCCGACGACCCGGCGGAGGGCGAGCTGCTGATGCAGGCGCGGCGGCTGGTCGGCCCGGCGCACGAAGCGCTCGGCACCAGCCTCGTCGACGACGTGTGCGTGCCGCGCGGGCGGCTGGCCGAGCTGGTCGAGGGGCTGGACGTGATCGCGGCCGAGCACGGTGTGCGGATCACCTGCGCGGGCCACGCCGGTGACGGGAACATGCACCCGTCGGTCATCTTCGACGACACCGACCCGGCGCAGGTCGCCGCCGCGCAGGCCGCGTTCGCCGCGGTGATGGACCTCGGCCTGCGGCTGGGCGGCACCATCACCGGTGAGCACGGAGTCGGTGTGCTCAAACGGGATTGGCTCGCCCGCGAACTCGACGACGCGGCGCTGTGGACGCACCGGCAGCTGAAAGCGAGCCTCGATCCGCTGGGAATCCTCAATCCAGGTCGCGTTTTCGCCTGA
- a CDS encoding TetR/AcrR family transcriptional regulator, producing MRGRADRILDAAGALLLRHGYRKLTIGDIAEKAGVGKGTVYLHWRAKHELFEALMMRESIALVDELLAELRADPAVIAPHRIFPRVFELTSRRRLVTALITGDTELLGKLADGSARSYKLLANERSFEVLVRYGLLRGDLPSVQYALQATIAGFYLYDSLDPVTGARLDLETKAQLLAHTIRHAFECAEPGRLEPAAAEFVELMSELAENYRKSIYSSDPGTG from the coding sequence GTGCGAGGACGAGCAGATCGCATTCTGGACGCGGCGGGTGCGCTGTTGCTGAGGCACGGCTACCGGAAGCTGACCATCGGCGACATCGCGGAGAAGGCCGGGGTCGGCAAGGGCACGGTCTACCTGCACTGGCGGGCCAAGCACGAATTGTTCGAAGCGCTGATGATGCGGGAGTCGATCGCGCTGGTCGACGAGCTGCTCGCCGAGCTGAGGGCCGATCCGGCCGTTATCGCGCCGCACCGGATCTTCCCGCGCGTGTTCGAGCTGACCTCCCGCCGGCGGCTGGTCACCGCGCTGATCACCGGGGACACCGAGCTGCTCGGCAAACTGGCCGACGGCAGTGCGCGCAGCTACAAGCTGCTCGCCAACGAGCGGAGCTTCGAGGTGCTCGTGCGTTACGGCCTGCTGCGCGGCGACCTGCCGAGCGTGCAGTACGCGTTGCAGGCCACGATCGCCGGTTTCTACCTCTACGACTCGCTGGACCCGGTGACCGGCGCGCGGCTGGACCTGGAGACGAAGGCGCAACTGCTGGCCCACACCATCCGGCACGCCTTCGAGTGCGCCGAACCGGGCCGGCTCGAACCAGCCGCCGCCGAGTTCGTCGAGCTGATGTCCGAACTCGCGGAGAACTACCGGAAGTCGATCTACTCGAGCGATCCGGGAACCGGCTGA
- a CDS encoding cytochrome P450 → MTGTKDPTLLADRWGINPEQFWLRGRVPERSVSYDPKKGMWNVYGYRDVVQVLSDPATYSSETFRLLPERKEFTEGSIISMDPPLHQKLRKLVSHAFTPKVIADLEPRIAELTHELLDRAEAAGDRIDLVADLAYPLPVIVIAELLGVPAEDRDLFKQWVDKLLERSGEFSLTEQSEEQEKAMETTMEQVGHLVDYLGEHAAERRRKPRGDLLTKLVEAEVDGVRLTDREVVNFANVLLIAGHITTTMLLGNTVLCLDEHPGEKAKVLTDRELVPSAIEESLRFLSPFAVTARVTNVDAELGGTVIEAEQMVLTWLAAANRDPAHFTDPGVFDVTREPNKQIAFGRGIHFCIGAPLARLEGRVALNILLDRFPGLRTDPDEAPEFIPAPTMTGVRKLPLLLKDS, encoded by the coding sequence ATGACAGGGACCAAAGATCCGACGCTGCTCGCGGACCGGTGGGGGATCAACCCCGAGCAGTTCTGGCTGCGGGGGCGGGTGCCGGAGCGGTCGGTGTCCTACGACCCGAAGAAGGGCATGTGGAACGTCTACGGCTACCGCGACGTGGTGCAGGTGCTCAGCGATCCGGCGACCTACTCGTCGGAGACCTTCCGGCTGCTGCCGGAGCGCAAGGAGTTCACCGAGGGCAGCATCATCTCGATGGACCCGCCGTTGCACCAGAAGCTGCGGAAGCTGGTCAGCCACGCGTTCACGCCGAAGGTGATCGCCGATCTGGAACCGCGGATCGCCGAGCTGACCCACGAGCTGCTCGACCGGGCGGAGGCCGCCGGTGACCGGATCGACCTGGTCGCCGATCTGGCCTACCCGCTGCCGGTGATCGTGATCGCCGAACTGCTCGGGGTGCCCGCCGAGGACCGGGATCTGTTCAAGCAGTGGGTGGACAAGCTGCTGGAGCGTTCCGGCGAGTTCTCGCTGACCGAGCAGAGCGAAGAGCAGGAAAAGGCGATGGAAACCACCATGGAACAGGTGGGCCACCTCGTCGACTACCTGGGTGAGCACGCGGCCGAGCGGCGGCGGAAACCACGCGGGGACCTGCTCACCAAACTGGTCGAGGCCGAAGTGGACGGAGTGCGCCTGACCGATCGCGAGGTGGTCAACTTCGCCAACGTGCTGTTGATCGCCGGGCACATCACCACCACCATGCTGCTCGGCAACACCGTGCTCTGCCTGGACGAGCACCCCGGCGAGAAGGCCAAGGTGCTCACCGATCGCGAACTGGTGCCCAGCGCGATCGAGGAGTCGCTGCGCTTCCTCAGCCCGTTCGCCGTCACCGCGCGGGTCACCAACGTCGATGCCGAACTGGGCGGCACCGTCATCGAGGCCGAGCAGATGGTGCTGACCTGGCTGGCCGCGGCGAACCGGGATCCGGCGCATTTCACCGATCCGGGCGTGTTCGACGTGACGCGCGAGCCCAACAAGCAGATCGCGTTCGGCCGTGGCATCCACTTCTGCATCGGTGCGCCGCTGGCCCGGCTGGAGGGCCGGGTGGCGCTGAACATCCTGCTCGACCGGTTCCCCGGCCTGCGCACGGATCCGGACGAGGCCCCGGAGTTCATCCCGGCGCCGACGATGACCGGGGTGCGCAAGCTTCCCTTGCTGCTCAAGGACTCCTGA
- a CDS encoding DUF4442 domain-containing protein codes for MDLTALARRLLEPIPANRTLGLRVLRAADGAAEVTAGPAPAFANVIGSLHSSGLVALLDAAGLAAVIAAARDEAEFDGVVPLGFAAQLRFLAPAKGKLVAGCALDEPAAELARTLFDGTTAKVRLATTAEITDESGTVVCTGEFRWSVRRNS; via the coding sequence GTGGACCTAACCGCGCTGGCGCGCCGCCTGCTGGAACCGATCCCGGCCAACAGAACGCTCGGCCTGCGTGTGCTGCGCGCCGCCGACGGCGCGGCGGAGGTCACGGCCGGTCCGGCACCCGCCTTCGCCAACGTCATCGGCAGCCTGCATTCGAGCGGGCTGGTCGCACTGCTCGACGCCGCCGGTCTCGCCGCGGTGATCGCCGCCGCCCGCGACGAAGCCGAATTCGACGGCGTGGTGCCGCTCGGCTTCGCCGCCCAGCTGCGCTTCCTGGCTCCCGCCAAGGGAAAGCTGGTGGCCGGCTGCGCACTGGACGAACCGGCCGCCGAGCTGGCACGCACCCTGTTCGACGGCACCACCGCCAAGGTCCGCCTGGCCACCACCGCCGAGATCACCGATGAAAGCGGCACCGTCGTGTGCACCGGCGAGTTCCGGTGGAGCGTGCGCCGGAACTCCTGA
- a CDS encoding DoxX family protein — protein MSTVVVVLSILLAAVFLGSGLAKLANVDAMKKSAEQLGYSQNLSRIIGALEVAAAAGLIIGLFWMPLGLAAAIGLTVLMIGAVYYHVRAKDAPAHIVPPAVLTLISAATAVLIPIA, from the coding sequence GTGTCGACCGTTGTCGTTGTGCTCTCGATCCTGCTGGCCGCGGTGTTCCTGGGCTCCGGCCTGGCGAAACTGGCGAACGTGGACGCGATGAAAAAATCGGCCGAACAGCTCGGGTACTCGCAGAACCTGAGCCGGATCATCGGCGCGCTCGAAGTCGCCGCGGCGGCGGGGCTGATCATCGGCTTGTTCTGGATGCCGCTCGGCCTGGCCGCGGCGATCGGCCTGACCGTGCTGATGATCGGCGCGGTCTACTACCACGTGCGCGCGAAGGACGCGCCCGCGCACATCGTGCCCCCGGCCGTGCTCACCCTCATCTCCGCGGCGACGGCCGTACTGATACCCATCGCCTGA
- a CDS encoding neutral zinc metallopeptidase → MPRGGIAFALLVFLLAGCAVPIDGRALWQDPAAVAGLGVTDGPSGPKPGAPPAGLTAEGSDGGEIDALAVAAVADVERYWAAQLPETFGQEYVPVFRLVSYDSGEPGGAVCGTQTEGLVNAFYCGAVPDVVAWDRGELLPDLKDQFGPAAVMTVLAHELGHAVQFRLGVGEQTPTIVKEQQADCYTGAYFRWVAEGNSPAFRITTGEGLNQALSTLFLIRDSAEVTFENEGAHGNAFDRVSAFQFGFTDGPRRCARIDTGEVEARSTQRGSAAGGADEPNVRLDNRQAQADLTASLREAFAGTRSAPALTTGPTLCEATGSPAVFCSASNQIGLNLPELVRIGTPPQRGRPGGLGDFAAFAEVASRYTLSVQQEAGHSLEGPAAAQRTACLTGFWAATLTAGTDTALRLSPGDLDEAVAEMLAPDSLIAADARGEALSAGFARVAAFRDGFAAPEPAVCSSNYP, encoded by the coding sequence ATGCCGCGCGGCGGAATCGCCTTCGCCCTGCTCGTTTTCCTGCTCGCCGGGTGTGCCGTGCCGATCGACGGCAGGGCGCTCTGGCAGGACCCGGCCGCGGTGGCCGGGCTCGGCGTCACCGACGGCCCGAGCGGGCCGAAACCCGGTGCGCCACCGGCGGGACTGACCGCCGAGGGCAGCGACGGCGGGGAGATCGACGCGCTGGCCGTCGCCGCGGTCGCCGACGTGGAGCGGTACTGGGCGGCGCAGCTGCCGGAAACTTTCGGCCAGGAGTACGTCCCGGTCTTCCGGCTCGTCTCCTACGACTCCGGCGAACCCGGCGGGGCCGTCTGCGGCACCCAAACCGAGGGACTGGTGAACGCCTTCTACTGCGGTGCCGTACCGGACGTGGTCGCCTGGGACCGCGGGGAACTGCTGCCCGATCTCAAGGACCAGTTCGGCCCGGCCGCGGTGATGACCGTGCTGGCACACGAACTCGGCCACGCGGTGCAGTTCCGGCTCGGCGTCGGCGAGCAGACACCGACGATCGTCAAGGAGCAGCAGGCCGACTGCTACACCGGCGCGTACTTCCGGTGGGTGGCCGAGGGCAACTCGCCCGCGTTCCGGATCACCACCGGCGAAGGGCTCAACCAGGCGCTGTCCACGCTGTTCCTGATCCGCGACTCCGCCGAGGTCACCTTCGAGAACGAAGGCGCGCACGGCAACGCCTTCGACCGGGTTTCCGCCTTCCAGTTCGGCTTCACCGATGGGCCGCGGCGATGTGCGCGGATCGATACCGGCGAGGTCGAAGCACGCAGCACACAACGCGGTTCGGCAGCGGGCGGGGCCGACGAGCCGAACGTGCGCCTGGACAACCGGCAGGCGCAGGCGGATCTGACCGCGAGCCTGCGCGAGGCCTTCGCCGGGACGCGGTCGGCACCGGCGCTGACCACCGGGCCGACGCTGTGCGAGGCGACCGGCAGCCCGGCCGTGTTCTGCTCGGCGTCCAACCAGATCGGGCTGAACCTGCCGGAGCTGGTGCGGATCGGCACACCACCGCAGCGCGGCCGCCCCGGCGGGCTCGGTGACTTCGCCGCCTTCGCCGAGGTGGCCTCCCGGTACACGCTGTCCGTGCAGCAGGAGGCCGGGCACTCGCTCGAAGGCCCGGCGGCGGCGCAGCGGACCGCGTGCCTGACCGGGTTCTGGGCGGCCACGCTGACCGCCGGGACGGACACCGCGCTGCGCCTGTCACCCGGTGACCTCGACGAGGCCGTGGCCGAAATGCTCGCGCCGGACAGTCTCATCGCCGCCGACGCCAGGGGAGAAGCGCTGTCCGCCGGGTTCGCGCGGGTGGCCGCCTTCCGCGACGGCTTCGCCGCCCCCGAACCCGCCGTGTGCTCGTCGAACTATCCCTGA